In Vibrio sp. STUT-A11, a genomic segment contains:
- a CDS encoding glycosyltransferase, translating into MEDKLVTVYITTKNRRKLLERALLSVLNQTHKELDIIIVDDASSDDTNDFLDMCVRTYNNVRYFRNKTSMGACYSRNIAISQAKGKYITGLDDDDEFHSQRVEKLLKKFVDNNFSCVCSSVYLIDEVGERSLYKDKSGVINLNSLLTKNYIGNQVLTKTSYLRSLDGFDVGFPALQDYDMWVRLLEKYGEAYKLKDYLYIVHVDHTLPRITNSNRRNLAINMFIDKHDDKMSKNQRINHKFNIKVNSDKEYSLNDFVLYPTISCFFKISKRLIVNSLCIR; encoded by the coding sequence ATGGAAGATAAATTAGTTACGGTCTATATTACTACGAAAAATAGACGAAAATTACTTGAGAGAGCATTATTGTCGGTTTTAAATCAGACACATAAAGAGCTGGACATTATAATTGTAGATGATGCATCTTCAGATGACACTAATGATTTCTTAGATATGTGTGTTAGGACTTATAATAATGTAAGGTATTTTAGAAATAAGACATCGATGGGAGCGTGCTATTCAAGGAATATAGCCATTAGCCAAGCTAAAGGTAAATATATTACTGGTTTAGATGATGATGATGAATTCCATTCTCAAAGAGTAGAAAAGTTACTTAAGAAATTTGTTGATAATAATTTTTCATGTGTTTGTTCGTCGGTGTATTTAATCGATGAAGTTGGTGAAAGAAGCCTATATAAAGATAAGTCAGGTGTAATAAATCTCAATTCACTATTAACAAAAAATTACATAGGGAATCAAGTATTGACTAAAACTTCATATTTAAGGTCACTTGATGGTTTCGATGTTGGATTTCCCGCTTTACAAGATTATGATATGTGGGTAAGGTTATTGGAAAAGTATGGAGAGGCATATAAATTAAAAGATTATTTATATATTGTTCACGTCGATCATACATTACCAAGAATTACTAATAGTAACCGAAGAAATTTAGCTATCAACATGTTTATAGACAAACATGATGATAAGATGTCAAAGAATCAAAGAATAAACCACAAATTTAATATCAAAGTTAATAGTGATAAAGAGTATTCACTGAATGACTTTGTTTTATACCCTACAATATCTTGCTTTTTTAAAATATCAAAAAGACTGATTGTCAATTCGTTATGTATAAGATAG
- a CDS encoding DUF2264 domain-containing protein, whose protein sequence is MTKAIRYYSRLRDTIKHKFVSGKKTSNFDSVLKDFLNSEINIKQRVDILNRYFISYFFEYYCPKNNRGYYKGAFSCNERDIDSIEGVSRILPLIALKCKDDFHLLNNKKINLRAQLKSILLKGVDPSERGYWGDIVDFDQRLAEASDIALAIWISKKYVWDTLNSKEQDKILKWLNQASDKKVADNNWHLFKFTISLIVFKLSGIPYDISSYERIKEFYIDDGWFRDGIDGDVDLYNAWGFHYSLFWITRIDDSFDLDYIKLISSNFSESYKYLFSPTGIPLWGRSVCYRLAISAPLISNAILLDNDDELSYAISCFESSWSYFIRNGAVSRGVPTQGYIGRDLRILDNYSGPASSLWGLRSLFLINLVYENDVMNKKEFPKLKVIEEDFDFKINSISLKISGDRNKKLTSITWCKREDIKEFKINNYNFLRRVVSALTLKPRRPSNKHIKENLKEYNSLNEHLQDGR, encoded by the coding sequence ATGACTAAGGCAATTAGATATTACTCTAGACTAAGAGACACAATTAAACATAAGTTTGTTTCCGGAAAAAAAACATCAAATTTTGATTCGGTATTAAAAGACTTTTTAAATTCCGAAATTAATATTAAGCAGAGAGTTGATATACTAAATAGATATTTTATTTCTTACTTCTTTGAGTATTATTGTCCGAAAAATAATAGAGGATATTACAAAGGCGCCTTTAGTTGCAATGAGCGTGATATAGATTCAATTGAAGGTGTATCTAGGATTTTACCGTTGATCGCCCTTAAATGTAAAGATGATTTTCATTTACTAAACAATAAAAAAATAAACCTTCGTGCTCAACTAAAGTCAATTTTATTAAAAGGGGTTGATCCTTCAGAAAGAGGTTATTGGGGAGATATTGTCGATTTTGATCAACGCTTAGCAGAAGCCTCTGATATTGCGCTAGCTATATGGATATCAAAAAAATATGTCTGGGATACTCTAAATTCAAAGGAACAAGATAAAATATTAAAATGGCTAAATCAAGCTTCGGACAAAAAAGTTGCTGATAATAATTGGCATCTATTTAAGTTTACAATTAGCTTAATAGTTTTTAAACTGTCAGGAATACCGTATGATATTAGTTCTTATGAGAGAATAAAAGAATTCTATATCGACGATGGTTGGTTTCGAGATGGTATAGATGGCGATGTTGATCTATACAATGCATGGGGGTTCCATTATTCATTATTTTGGATCACCAGAATTGATGATTCTTTCGATCTTGACTATATAAAATTAATAAGCTCAAATTTTTCAGAAAGTTATAAATATTTATTCTCTCCAACTGGTATTCCTTTATGGGGACGTAGTGTCTGTTATAGGTTAGCAATCTCAGCCCCTCTTATATCAAATGCAATTCTATTAGATAATGACGATGAGCTAAGCTATGCTATAAGTTGCTTTGAAAGCTCTTGGAGTTATTTTATTAGGAATGGTGCTGTGTCTCGTGGTGTACCAACTCAAGGGTATATTGGACGTGATTTAAGAATTCTTGATAACTACTCTGGGCCTGCTAGTTCCCTATGGGGGCTTAGGAGTTTGTTTTTGATAAATTTAGTTTATGAAAATGACGTAATGAATAAAAAAGAGTTTCCTAAATTAAAAGTTATTGAGGAAGACTTTGATTTCAAAATTAATTCAATATCTCTTAAAATATCTGGTGATAGGAATAAAAAATTAACTAGCATTACTTGGTGTAAAAGAGAAGATATTAAAGAATTTAAAATAAATAATTATAATTTTTTAAGAAGGGTTGTTTCCGCCCTAACCTTAAAGCCTAGAAGACCATCAAATAAACATATCAAAGAAAATCTGAAAGAATACAACTCACTTAACGAGCACTTACAAGATGGAAGATAA
- a CDS encoding oligosaccharide flippase family protein: MVLNNKILKNTFWLIVDKLFLFAGGFLVSIVVAKYLGPQEMGVINYAIALSAIPTAISQLGATHLVFNRASKNSKSAEKLVNSSNQLRAWLYLVSVFFISAWLLFVNVDIDNTIIIILILLSYLFVGHDIYQFHYNAIHKSKINAISSQVSVVLSMVLRVIMVKLALNTIFFTLPILLQNFIPWLIRKVKFSKTQLRKSAKKKYVKYFINCGVPLMISALSVAIYSKVSLILLGSKVGYHEVGIFSVALTLSQVWSFLPLSISTSLLSKVIAKNKIEDKVIGMTGIFQINFIMLILVVAFYTLFSSEIIGFLYGEKYLEASWLLPILAPMGGLTVINFVSNRFISSLGGYRYLMYKMIFVCFFSIFLSILMIDLLGMKGAAISLVITEIIALSITNYFHKKSAIFKSHLNVLRSFEIKRVIYD, translated from the coding sequence ATGGTTTTAAATAATAAGATTTTAAAAAATACTTTTTGGTTAATTGTTGACAAGCTATTTTTGTTCGCTGGTGGATTTCTTGTTTCAATAGTGGTCGCTAAATATTTAGGGCCACAAGAAATGGGAGTTATTAATTATGCAATAGCATTGTCTGCTATACCTACTGCTATTTCTCAATTGGGTGCAACACATTTGGTCTTCAATCGGGCTTCAAAAAATAGTAAAAGTGCAGAAAAGTTAGTAAATTCAAGTAATCAGTTAAGAGCTTGGCTATACCTAGTTTCGGTTTTTTTTATTTCGGCATGGCTACTTTTTGTAAACGTAGATATAGATAACACTATAATTATAATACTAATCTTGCTCTCATACCTTTTTGTCGGACACGATATATATCAGTTTCATTATAACGCGATTCATAAGTCAAAAATAAATGCAATAAGTTCACAAGTATCTGTTGTATTATCGATGGTTTTAAGAGTTATAATGGTTAAGTTAGCGTTGAATACAATATTTTTCACCTTACCTATATTACTTCAGAATTTTATTCCTTGGTTAATTAGGAAAGTAAAGTTTAGTAAGACACAACTAAGAAAAAGTGCAAAGAAAAAATACGTAAAATATTTTATTAATTGTGGTGTCCCTTTAATGATATCGGCGTTATCGGTAGCAATATACTCAAAAGTATCTTTGATATTATTAGGTAGCAAAGTTGGTTATCATGAGGTCGGTATTTTTTCAGTGGCACTAACATTAAGTCAGGTTTGGAGTTTCTTACCCTTGTCTATATCTACTAGTTTATTATCTAAAGTTATAGCAAAAAATAAAATAGAAGACAAAGTTATAGGAATGACGGGGATCTTTCAAATTAATTTTATCATGCTCATTTTAGTAGTCGCTTTTTATACTTTATTTTCAAGTGAAATAATAGGTTTTTTATATGGAGAAAAATATCTTGAAGCCTCTTGGTTATTACCAATTCTAGCCCCTATGGGAGGTTTGACAGTAATAAACTTTGTATCTAATCGTTTTATATCATCTCTAGGTGGATATAGATATTTAATGTATAAAATGATTTTTGTTTGCTTTTTTTCAATATTTCTATCTATCCTCATGATAGATTTGTTAGGTATGAAGGGGGCTGCAATTAGTTTGGTCATTACTGAAATTATTGCATTGTCAATAACAAATTATTTCCATAAAAAATCTGCAATTTTTAAGTCACATCTTAATGTGCTAAGAAGTTTTGAAATAAAAAGAGTTATTTATGACTAA
- a CDS encoding NAD-dependent epimerase codes for MKYLVTGAAGFIGSAVVERLTDRGHDVVGIDNINDYYNVNLKYARLERIQHPLFKFIKMDIADREAIPELFANEQFDRVIHLAAQAGVRYSIDNPLAYADSNLVGHLNILEGCRHNKVKHLVYASSSSVYGLNGKVPFSTDDSVDHPISLYAATKKSNELMAHTYSHLYDIPTTGLRFFTVYGPWGRPDMALFKFTNKIVKGESIDIYNNGDMCRDFTYIDDIVEGIIRIQNVIPEKSSKWTVEEGSPATSSAPYRIYNIGNGNPVKLMDYIQALEESLGIEAKKNFMPMQPGDVYQTYADTSGLFKAIGYSPKVNVQEGVDLFVNWYKEFY; via the coding sequence ATGAAATACTTAGTAACAGGTGCTGCTGGGTTTATCGGCAGTGCAGTTGTTGAACGCCTGACAGACAGGGGACACGATGTTGTTGGTATCGATAACATTAACGATTATTACAATGTTAACTTAAAATACGCTCGTTTAGAGCGAATCCAACATCCCCTATTCAAGTTCATTAAAATGGATATTGCTGACCGCGAAGCAATTCCAGAGCTGTTTGCTAATGAACAGTTTGATAGAGTTATACACTTAGCGGCTCAAGCTGGCGTGCGTTACTCTATTGATAATCCCCTCGCGTATGCGGACAGTAACTTAGTTGGGCACCTGAATATTTTGGAAGGATGTCGCCACAACAAAGTTAAACACCTCGTCTATGCTTCATCTAGCTCTGTTTATGGTCTAAACGGAAAAGTCCCTTTTAGTACAGATGACTCTGTAGACCATCCTATCTCTCTTTATGCTGCGACCAAAAAGTCAAATGAGTTGATGGCACATACCTATTCTCACCTCTACGATATTCCAACAACGGGATTACGTTTCTTTACGGTTTATGGGCCTTGGGGGCGTCCAGATATGGCGTTATTCAAATTCACCAACAAAATCGTAAAAGGCGAAAGTATCGATATCTATAACAATGGTGATATGTGTCGCGATTTCACTTATATCGATGACATCGTAGAAGGTATTATTCGTATTCAGAATGTTATTCCTGAAAAGAGCAGTAAATGGACTGTAGAGGAAGGTTCACCAGCAACAAGCTCAGCACCTTACCGTATTTATAACATTGGCAATGGTAATCCGGTGAAATTGATGGATTACATTCAAGCACTAGAAGAGTCGTTAGGTATAGAAGCGAAGAAAAACTTTATGCCTATGCAACCTGGTGATGTATATCAGACATATGCAGATACATCGGGACTATTTAAAGCAATAGGATATAGCCCCAAAGTTAATGTACAAGAAGGTGTCGATTTGTTTGTAAATTGGTACAAAGAGTTTTATTAA
- a CDS encoding polysaccharide biosynthesis tyrosine autokinase codes for MTTPQQRPATEAASDVVDLGKLFGILLDAKWTILVTTFLFAVGGVAVALLSTPVYKADALLQIESKNSGGIGSLVGDMGELFAQESSATTEIEIIKSRMILGDTVDKFNLTTVVTPDYFPVIGKGLARMSGEVNQIAVSRYVTPDFAMGLKHRLVVTDAEKQTYQLISEDEQVVLEGEAGKLAKSNGYELFITSIHSQNGQKFNIAKRSRLDAIEWLKQNLSVSERGKQTGILQLSFTGEHRSQITNILNHISQTYFLQNVERQSAEAEQSLAFLKERLPDIKDNLTTAEDLLNQYRQDNESVDLGLEAQSTLTVMVELEAQLNELTFKESEISQRFTKDHPAYKSLLDKRATLLNEKERLNQQIQKLPKTQREVLRMTRDVEVNQQIYIQLLNKVQELSVIKAGTVGNVRILDSAQSYAAPVKPKKPLIVVLATLMGGMLSVAFALVKAALHKGVESPDEIEAIGLAVYASVPKSVLQLDIANKAMRQKKSKEQPLLAEVNPADLSIEALRGLRTSLHFAMMEAKNNVLMISGPAPGIGKSFISTNFAAVTAKTGQKVLLIDADMRKGHLQNSLGVGANNGLSDLLSGKIDTNQAVKATQVENLDVITRGQLPPNPSELLMHPRLKELVDWASQNYDLVIFDTPPVLAVTDPSIVGAFAGTTLMVARFGENTAKEIDVARNRFQQSGIEVKGVIFNAIEKKASSSYGYGYYNYEYSSNKA; via the coding sequence ATGACAACACCACAACAAAGACCCGCTACAGAAGCCGCTTCAGACGTAGTGGACTTAGGCAAACTGTTTGGCATCTTGTTAGACGCGAAATGGACCATTTTAGTTACCACCTTTTTATTTGCTGTCGGAGGGGTGGCTGTTGCACTGTTATCCACACCCGTTTACAAAGCAGATGCGCTGCTGCAAATTGAGTCTAAAAACTCAGGAGGCATTGGCTCTTTAGTTGGGGACATGGGCGAGCTTTTCGCGCAAGAGTCTTCTGCCACGACAGAAATTGAGATCATCAAATCACGTATGATTTTAGGCGACACGGTTGATAAGTTTAATTTAACCACCGTTGTTACACCTGACTACTTTCCTGTTATCGGTAAAGGTTTAGCGCGTATGTCGGGCGAAGTGAATCAGATTGCGGTCAGCCGTTATGTAACGCCTGACTTTGCGATGGGATTAAAGCATCGTTTAGTGGTAACAGATGCTGAAAAGCAAACGTATCAGTTAATTAGTGAAGATGAACAGGTTGTCCTAGAGGGAGAAGCGGGTAAGTTAGCTAAGAGCAATGGTTACGAGCTGTTTATCACCTCAATCCACTCACAGAATGGGCAAAAGTTTAATATTGCGAAACGCAGCCGTTTAGATGCAATTGAATGGCTGAAGCAAAACCTATCGGTTAGCGAACGTGGTAAACAGACGGGAATATTACAACTGAGCTTTACTGGTGAACACCGCAGCCAAATCACCAATATCCTCAATCACATTAGCCAAACTTACTTTCTACAAAATGTAGAACGACAATCGGCTGAAGCAGAACAAAGTTTAGCGTTTTTAAAGGAACGTCTGCCTGACATCAAGGACAACTTAACGACAGCAGAAGATCTACTCAATCAATATCGTCAGGATAACGAATCTGTTGATTTAGGCTTAGAAGCGCAGTCAACGTTGACCGTGATGGTTGAACTTGAAGCTCAGTTGAATGAACTGACATTTAAAGAGAGCGAGATTAGCCAGCGCTTTACCAAAGATCACCCTGCCTACAAATCTCTACTGGATAAACGTGCAACCTTGTTAAACGAAAAAGAACGTTTAAACCAGCAAATTCAAAAGCTACCAAAAACCCAACGTGAAGTGCTGCGCATGACACGTGATGTTGAAGTGAATCAACAAATTTATATTCAACTGCTTAATAAAGTGCAGGAGTTAAGCGTTATTAAAGCGGGTACGGTGGGCAACGTACGTATTCTTGATAGCGCACAGTCTTATGCTGCTCCCGTTAAGCCAAAAAAACCGCTAATTGTTGTGTTAGCAACCTTGATGGGTGGGATGCTGAGTGTTGCATTTGCACTCGTGAAAGCTGCACTTCATAAAGGTGTGGAATCTCCAGATGAGATTGAAGCAATCGGCTTAGCGGTATACGCCAGTGTGCCAAAATCGGTGCTGCAGCTTGATATCGCTAATAAGGCGATGCGTCAAAAGAAAAGCAAGGAACAGCCATTGCTGGCAGAGGTTAACCCTGCAGATCTTTCTATCGAAGCACTACGTGGATTACGCACCAGCCTCCATTTTGCAATGATGGAAGCGAAAAATAATGTACTTATGATCTCTGGTCCAGCACCTGGTATCGGTAAGTCGTTTATTTCTACCAACTTCGCAGCTGTCACGGCGAAAACTGGGCAAAAAGTGCTACTTATTGACGCAGATATGCGTAAAGGCCACTTACAGAACTCCTTGGGAGTAGGTGCAAATAACGGGCTGTCGGACTTATTGAGCGGCAAAATTGATACCAACCAGGCAGTAAAAGCAACCCAAGTTGAAAACTTAGATGTGATTACCCGTGGTCAGTTACCTCCAAACCCTTCAGAGTTGTTAATGCACCCTCGCCTCAAAGAGTTAGTTGATTGGGCTTCCCAAAACTATGACTTGGTGATTTTCGATACGCCACCTGTGCTTGCCGTAACGGACCCAAGTATCGTCGGTGCGTTCGCTGGTACTACCTTAATGGTCGCTCGCTTTGGTGAAAACACCGCGAAAGAAATAGACGTCGCACGCAACCGATTCCAGCAGTCAGGCATTGAGGTGAAAGGTGTTATCTTTAACGCTATTGAGAAAAAAGCGTCAAGCTCTTATGGCTATGGATATTACAACTATGAGTATTCAAGTAATAAAGCTTAA
- a CDS encoding low molecular weight protein-tyrosine-phosphatase: protein MFNKILVVCVGNICRSPTGEAILKKLLPNKTVDSSGIASKKSGLVGKPADSMAQQVAAEHDVDLAEHQAKQLTPELCAQYDLILVMEKSHKEALTQIAPEARGKTMLFGQWIGQSDIPDPYRQSREAFDHAYKLIEESAHAWAAKLK, encoded by the coding sequence ATGTTTAACAAAATCTTAGTCGTGTGTGTCGGGAATATTTGCCGTTCTCCAACTGGCGAGGCGATTCTCAAAAAATTATTACCGAATAAAACAGTAGACTCTTCAGGTATTGCTTCCAAAAAGAGTGGCCTGGTTGGTAAGCCAGCGGATTCAATGGCCCAGCAAGTGGCTGCCGAGCATGATGTGGATTTAGCAGAACATCAAGCCAAGCAGCTTACCCCGGAATTATGTGCTCAATATGATCTTATTCTTGTAATGGAAAAATCGCATAAAGAAGCATTGACCCAAATCGCGCCAGAAGCCCGAGGGAAAACAATGCTATTTGGGCAATGGATTGGGCAAAGTGACATTCCAGACCCTTATCGACAAAGTAGAGAGGCGTTCGATCACGCCTACAAGCTTATTGAAGAATCTGCTCATGCTTGGGCGGCAAAGCTGAAATAA